A genomic segment from Mus caroli chromosome 17, CAROLI_EIJ_v1.1, whole genome shotgun sequence encodes:
- the C17H6orf120 gene encoding UPF0669 protein C6orf120 homolog: MATPWRRALLMILASQVVTLVKCLEDDDVPEEWLLLHVVQGQIGAGNYSYLRLNHEGKIILRMQSLRGDADLYVSDSTPHPSFDDYELQSVTCGQDVVSIPAHFQRPVGIGIYGHPSHHESDFEMRVYYDRTVDQYPFGEAAYFTDPTGASQQQAYAPEEAAQEEESVLWTILISILKLVLEILF; this comes from the coding sequence ATGGCTACTCCCTGGAGGCGCGCCCTGTTGATGATCCTGGCGTCCCAGGTGGTGACCCTGGTAAAATGTTTGGAAGACGACGACGTCCCGGAGGAGTGGCTCCTTCTGCACGTGGTCCAGGGCCAAATAGGAGCCGGGAATTACAGCTACTTGCGGTTGAACCATGAGGGTAAAATTATTCTCAGGATGCAGAGCCTGAGAGGGGATGCGGACCTGTACGTTTCGGACAGCACTCCGCACCCGAGCTTCGACGACTATGAGCTGCAGTCTGTCACTTGCGGCCAGGATGTGGTCTCTATACCCGCACACTTCCAGCGACCAGTCGGGATAGGAATTTATGGACACCCATCTCACCATGAGAGCGACTTTGAGATGAGGGTATACTATGACAGAACTGTGGATCAGTACCCATTCGGAGAGGCTGCCTATTTCACTGACCCAACAGGAGCCAGTCAGCAGCAGGCTTACGCTCCAGAGGAGGCAGCCCAAGAAGAGGAATCAGTTCTCTGGACGATATTGATTAGCATTTTGAAACTGGTGCTTGAAATTCTCTTCTGA
- the Phf10 gene encoding PHD finger protein 10 isoform X1 gives MAAAGPGAALSPRRCDSDPASPGAQSPKDDNEDNSNDGTHPSKRRRMGSGDSSRSCETSSQDLSFSYYPAENLIEYKWPPDETGEYYMLQEQVSEYLGVTSFKRKYPDLERRDLSHKEKLYLRELNVITETQCTLGLTALRSDEVIDLMIKEYPAKHAEYSVILQEKERQRITDHYKEYSQMQQQSTQKVEASKVPEYIKKAAKKAAEFNSNLNRERMEERRAYFDLQTHVIQVPQGKYKVLPTDRTKVSSYPVALIPGQFQEYYKRYSPDELRYLPLNTALYEPPLDPELPALDSDGDSDDGEDGGGDEKRKNKGTSDSSSGNVSEGDSPPDSQEDTFHGRQKSKDKMATPRKDGSKRSVLSKSAPGYKPKVIPNALCGICLKGKESNKKGKAESLIHCSQCDNSGHPSCLDMTMELVSMIKTYPWQCMECKTCIICGQPHHEEEMMFCDVCDRGYHTFCVGLGAIPSGRWICDCCQRAPPTPRKVGRRGKNSKEG, from the exons ATGGCAGCGGCCGGGCCCGGGGCGGCGCTGTCCCCGCGGCGGTGCGACAGCGACCCGGCCTCCCCCGGAGCGCAGTCCCCAAAG GATGATAATGAAGATAACTCAAATGATGGGACCCATCCATCTAAAAGGAGGCGAATGGGCTCAGGAGACAGCTCAAGAAGTTGTGAGACTTCAAGTCAAGATCTTAG CTTCAGTTACTACCCAGCAGAAAACTTAATCGAATACAAATGGCCACCTGATGAAACAGGAGAATACTATATGCTTCAGGAGCAAGTCAGTGAATATCTGGGTGTGACCTCCTTCAAGCGGAAATATCCAG ATTTAGAGCGACGAGATTTATCTCACAAGGAGAAACTGTACCTGAGAGAATTAAACGTCATCACGGAAACACAGTGCACACTGG GTTTAACAGCATTGCGCAGTGATGAAGTGATTGACTTAATGATAAAAGAATATCCAGCTAAACACGCTGAGTACTCGGTTATCCTACAAGAAAAGGAGCGTCAGAGAATTACAGATCACTATAAAGAGTATTCT CAAATGCAACAACAGAGTACTCAGAAAGTCGAAGCCAGCAAAGTACCTGAGTACATTAAGAAAGCAGCCAAGAAGGCAGCTGAGTTCAACAGCAACTTAAACCGGGAGcgcatggaagaaagaagagcctATTTTGACTTACAGACACAT GTTATCCAAGTGCCTCAAGGAAAGTACAAAGTGTTGCCGACAGACCGAACGAAGGTCAGTTCCTACCCAGTGGCTCTCATCCCCGGACAGTTCCAGGAGTATTATAAGAG GTACTCACCAGATGAGCTTCGGTACTTGCCATTAAACACAGCCCTGTATGAGCCGCCCCTGGACCCAGAGCTCCCGGCACTAGATAGTGATGGAGACTCAGATGATGGTGAAGATGGCGGAGGGGATGAGAAGCGGAAAAATAAAGGCACTTCG GACAGCTCCTCAGGCAATGTGTCTGAAGGAGACAGCCCCCCTGACAGCCAGGAGGACACCTTCCATGGAAGACagaaatcaaaagacaaaatggCCACTCCAAGAAAAGACGGCTCCAAACGTTCTGTACTGTCCAAATCAGCTCCCGGGTACAAG CCAAAGGTCATTCCAAATGCTCTATGTGGAATTTGTCTGAAGGGTAAGGAGtccaacaagaaaggaaaggctgaATCACTTATACACTGCTCCCAGTGTGATAACAGTG GCCACCCTTCTTGCTTGGATATGACCATGGAGCTTGTTTCTATGATTAAGACCTACCCATGGCAGTGTATGGAATGTAAGACATGCATTATATGTGGACAGCCCCACCATGAAGAAGAAATGATGTTCTGTGATGTGTGTGACAGAGGTTATCATACTTTTTGTGTGGGCCTTGGTGCTATTCCTTCAg GTCGCTGGATTTGTGACTGTTGTCAGCGAGCTCCCCCAACACCCAGGAAAGTGGGCAGAAGGGGGAAAAACAGCAAAGAGGGGTAA
- the Phf10 gene encoding PHD finger protein 10 isoform X2 — protein sequence MAAAGPGAALSPRRCDSDPASPGAQSPKDDNEDNSNDGTHPSKRRRMGSGDSSRSCETSSQDLSFSYYPAENLIEYKWPPDETGEYYMLQEQVSEYLGVTSFKRKYPERRDLSHKEKLYLRELNVITETQCTLGLTALRSDEVIDLMIKEYPAKHAEYSVILQEKERQRITDHYKEYSQMQQQSTQKVEASKVPEYIKKAAKKAAEFNSNLNRERMEERRAYFDLQTHVIQVPQGKYKVLPTDRTKVSSYPVALIPGQFQEYYKRYSPDELRYLPLNTALYEPPLDPELPALDSDGDSDDGEDGGGDEKRKNKGTSDSSSGNVSEGDSPPDSQEDTFHGRQKSKDKMATPRKDGSKRSVLSKSAPGYKPKVIPNALCGICLKGKESNKKGKAESLIHCSQCDNSGHPSCLDMTMELVSMIKTYPWQCMECKTCIICGQPHHEEEMMFCDVCDRGYHTFCVGLGAIPSGRWICDCCQRAPPTPRKVGRRGKNSKEG from the exons ATGGCAGCGGCCGGGCCCGGGGCGGCGCTGTCCCCGCGGCGGTGCGACAGCGACCCGGCCTCCCCCGGAGCGCAGTCCCCAAAG GATGATAATGAAGATAACTCAAATGATGGGACCCATCCATCTAAAAGGAGGCGAATGGGCTCAGGAGACAGCTCAAGAAGTTGTGAGACTTCAAGTCAAGATCTTAG CTTCAGTTACTACCCAGCAGAAAACTTAATCGAATACAAATGGCCACCTGATGAAACAGGAGAATACTATATGCTTCAGGAGCAAGTCAGTGAATATCTGGGTGTGACCTCCTTCAAGCGGAAATATCCAG AGCGACGAGATTTATCTCACAAGGAGAAACTGTACCTGAGAGAATTAAACGTCATCACGGAAACACAGTGCACACTGG GTTTAACAGCATTGCGCAGTGATGAAGTGATTGACTTAATGATAAAAGAATATCCAGCTAAACACGCTGAGTACTCGGTTATCCTACAAGAAAAGGAGCGTCAGAGAATTACAGATCACTATAAAGAGTATTCT CAAATGCAACAACAGAGTACTCAGAAAGTCGAAGCCAGCAAAGTACCTGAGTACATTAAGAAAGCAGCCAAGAAGGCAGCTGAGTTCAACAGCAACTTAAACCGGGAGcgcatggaagaaagaagagcctATTTTGACTTACAGACACAT GTTATCCAAGTGCCTCAAGGAAAGTACAAAGTGTTGCCGACAGACCGAACGAAGGTCAGTTCCTACCCAGTGGCTCTCATCCCCGGACAGTTCCAGGAGTATTATAAGAG GTACTCACCAGATGAGCTTCGGTACTTGCCATTAAACACAGCCCTGTATGAGCCGCCCCTGGACCCAGAGCTCCCGGCACTAGATAGTGATGGAGACTCAGATGATGGTGAAGATGGCGGAGGGGATGAGAAGCGGAAAAATAAAGGCACTTCG GACAGCTCCTCAGGCAATGTGTCTGAAGGAGACAGCCCCCCTGACAGCCAGGAGGACACCTTCCATGGAAGACagaaatcaaaagacaaaatggCCACTCCAAGAAAAGACGGCTCCAAACGTTCTGTACTGTCCAAATCAGCTCCCGGGTACAAG CCAAAGGTCATTCCAAATGCTCTATGTGGAATTTGTCTGAAGGGTAAGGAGtccaacaagaaaggaaaggctgaATCACTTATACACTGCTCCCAGTGTGATAACAGTG GCCACCCTTCTTGCTTGGATATGACCATGGAGCTTGTTTCTATGATTAAGACCTACCCATGGCAGTGTATGGAATGTAAGACATGCATTATATGTGGACAGCCCCACCATGAAGAAGAAATGATGTTCTGTGATGTGTGTGACAGAGGTTATCATACTTTTTGTGTGGGCCTTGGTGCTATTCCTTCAg GTCGCTGGATTTGTGACTGTTGTCAGCGAGCTCCCCCAACACCCAGGAAAGTGGGCAGAAGGGGGAAAAACAGCAAAGAGGGGTAA
- the Tcte3 gene encoding tctex1 domain-containing protein 3 isoform X1, whose product MERRGRMAKTPTSQTHQSPVSKRERRPSMFEKESYAQILRERLRESFHDVQYVEPPFDDSIADLGKEWKSALAKLKFANSYRMEPLKKFQAHSVETKIQQILKDSLKDVKYDDKAFSHLSLELADRILAAVKEFAYHRYKFIIKVLFIQKTGQAINIASRWIWDVAWDSWVEAKHETESYLALVLVFALYCE is encoded by the exons ATGGAGCGGCGAGGCCGAATGGCGAAGACGCCCACCAGCCAAACGCACCAATCCCCGGTGtctaagagagaaaggaggcctAGCATGTTCGAGAAGGAGTCA tATGCACAGATCTtaagagaaagactgagagagtCTTTTCATGATGTTCAGTATGTGGAACCTCCGTTTGATGACTCAATTGCTGATTTAGGCAAAGAATGGAAAAGTGCCCTGGCAAAATTAAAGTTTGCTAATTCATATAGAATGGAGCCACTGAAGAAATTTCAAGCACATTCTGTAGAAACTAAAATCCAGCAGATATTAAAG gacAGTCTTAAAGATGTCAAATATGATGACAAAGCCTTCTCTCATTTGTCACTTGAATTGGCAGATCGAATATTGGCAGCAGTCAAAGAATTTGCATACCATCGTTATAAATTCATtataaaagtattatttattCAAAAGACTGGTCAAGCAATAAAT ATTGCCAGCAGATGGATCTGGGATGTGGCATGGGACAGCTGGGTCGAAGCTAAAcatgagacagagtcttacttgGCATTGGTCTTGGTGTTTGCTCTCTATTGTGAATAG
- the Tcte3 gene encoding tctex1 domain-containing protein 3 isoform X2 codes for MERRGRMAKTPTSQTHQSPVSKRERRPSMFEKESYAQILRERLRESFHDVQYVEPPFDDSIADLGKEWKSALAKLKFANSYRMEPLKKFQAHSVETKIQQILKIASRWIWDVAWDSWVEAKHETESYLALVLVFALYCE; via the exons ATGGAGCGGCGAGGCCGAATGGCGAAGACGCCCACCAGCCAAACGCACCAATCCCCGGTGtctaagagagaaaggaggcctAGCATGTTCGAGAAGGAGTCA tATGCACAGATCTtaagagaaagactgagagagtCTTTTCATGATGTTCAGTATGTGGAACCTCCGTTTGATGACTCAATTGCTGATTTAGGCAAAGAATGGAAAAGTGCCCTGGCAAAATTAAAGTTTGCTAATTCATATAGAATGGAGCCACTGAAGAAATTTCAAGCACATTCTGTAGAAACTAAAATCCAGCAGATATTAAAG ATTGCCAGCAGATGGATCTGGGATGTGGCATGGGACAGCTGGGTCGAAGCTAAAcatgagacagagtcttacttgGCATTGGTCTTGGTGTTTGCTCTCTATTGTGAATAG